A window of Zingiber officinale cultivar Zhangliang chromosome 5A, Zo_v1.1, whole genome shotgun sequence contains these coding sequences:
- the LOC121980540 gene encoding uncharacterized protein LOC121980540 codes for MRPASSAVDGFFSHLTNGLDELDQSLASDDFMSLHFLQHTATLLRSIHSQLTGVVQKLHLPVGGKWLDEYMDESSRLWDLCHVIKLGVSGVESYCSAGSDVVSSIDRWRRADPNPHLARQVMRSVAICRREAMGLEEENRVLVETRIPPASLRFDDRVPMESRYNGFNGFRRVLYALRNASSLLLMILLWGSVSCSPELAVMKNSTFFSSEFAASMVRLQQRMVEKMEGLADRPGILMYEFQQAQAAADELLEELERAGCELDFAGGAFKEKAESLKGWLAMLRCGTENLVGQMDDFFDEIVEGRKKLLDICSH; via the exons ATGAGGCCTGCTTCCAGCGCCGTCGATGGGTTCTTCTCCCACCTCACTAACGGCCTCGATGAGCTGGACCAGTCGCTGGCGTCGGACGACTTCATGTCTCTTCACTTCCTGCAGCACACCGCCACGCTCCTCCGATCGATCCACTCGCAGCTCACCGGCGTCGTCCAGAAGCTCCACCTCCCCGTCGGCGGAAAGTGGCTCGATGAGTACATGGACGAAAGCTCCCGACTTTGGGACCTTTGCCACGTCATCAAGCTCGGCGTCTCCGGCGTGGAGAGCTACTGCTCCGCAGGCTCTGACGTCGTCTCCTCGATTGATCGATGGCGACGTGCCGACCCCAATCCCCATCTCGCGCGCCAG GTGATGCGCTCGGTGGCAATATGCCGGCGAGAGGCGATGGGATTGGAGGAGGAGAACCGAGTGCTTGTGGAGACGAGGATCCCGCCGGCATCGCTCAGGTTTGATGATCGCGTGCCGATGGAATCCAGGTACAACGGGTTCAATGGCTTCCGGCGAGTGCTCTACGCGCTGCGAAACGCCAGTTCACTGCTGCTAATGATCCTGCTATGGGGATCGGTCTCCTGCTCGCCGGAGTTGGCCGTCATGAAGAACTCGACGTTCTTCAGCTCAGAGTTTGCCGCCTCGATGGTCAGGCTGCAGCAGCGGATGGTGGAGAAGATGGAAGGACTAGCCGATCGGCCAGGGATCTTGATGTACGAGTTCCAGCAGGCGCAGGCGGCGGCCGACGAGCTACTAGAGGAGTTGGAGAGAGCAGGGTGCGAGCTGGACTTCGCTGGAGGAGCTTTCAAGGAGAAGGCGGAGAGCCTGAAGGGCTGGCTCGCGATGCTGCGATGTGGAACTGAAAATCTCGTAGGTCAAATGGATGATTTCTTTGACGAGATAGTGGAAGGAAGGAAGAAACTGTTGGACATCTGTAGTCACTGA